Proteins from a genomic interval of Candidatus Methylomirabilota bacterium:
- a CDS encoding Trm112 family protein encodes MIDKELLEILACPACKAEVVLDEPASRIVCTACGRRYPVRDGIPVMLIDEAESGPPSKQ; translated from the coding sequence ATGATCGATAAGGAACTGCTTGAGATCTTGGCGTGCCCCGCCTGCAAGGCCGAGGTGGTGCTCGACGAGCCTGCGTCAAGGATCGTCTGTACCGCCTGCGGGCGGCGCTATCCTGTTCGGGACGGTATCCCCGTCATGCTGATCGACGAGGCGGAGTCTGGACCGCCGTCGAAGCAATAG
- the acpS gene encoding holo-ACP synthase encodes MVIGIGIDLVQISRFEQVAARHGTRLLDRLFTTAEQARLRSYRSPARHLAARFAAKEAAFKVLRTGWGQGVVWQDVEIVGGGREPSSLVLSGRARDVAANLGIMQMLVTLTHDDDYAMACVVATDGR; translated from the coding sequence ATGGTGATAGGCATCGGAATTGATCTGGTTCAGATCAGTCGATTTGAGCAGGTCGCCGCGCGCCACGGTACCCGCCTGCTGGATCGCCTTTTCACAACGGCGGAGCAGGCGCGTTTGCGAAGCTATCGATCGCCGGCGCGGCACCTCGCGGCTCGCTTTGCGGCGAAGGAGGCGGCCTTCAAGGTGCTCCGTACCGGATGGGGGCAGGGAGTGGTGTGGCAGGATGTGGAGATCGTGGGCGGCGGGCGTGAGCCGTCCAGCCTGGTCCTTTCGGGCCGCGCCCGCGACGTGGCCGCGAACCTTGGGATCATGCAGATGCTGGTAACTCTCACACACGATGACGACTACGCGATGGCCTGTGTCGTGGCCACTGACGGCAGATAG
- a CDS encoding NAD(P)H-hydrate dehydratase, which translates to MSVVTASQMRELDRRATEEYGIPSLLLMENAGLQAVLELERAFPRLTQCRVVIVCGKGNNGGDGFVAARHLFNRGIAVEVVLLAQPTEIKGDAGTNLEIIHKLGVPIHEVTTSQGLDASRWLVERADVVVDAILGTGIMGPAKGLFGEAIELLNRSGRPIVALDIPSGLNSDEGIIYGPSTNAVLTVTFGLPKRGLILYPAASCAGRSVTVDIGLPRQLVTDPLLDVSLVQAEDLVSALPRRDPNAHKGTYGHALVLAGSPGKTGAAAMCALSVLRIGAGLVTLALPESLNDAMEAKLTEVMTEPLPETRERTVAHAALERVLDLMQGKRVVAIGPGLSTHPETAELVRAVVNTARTQIVVDADGINALGPNLEMLRDVSLPPILTPHPGELARLLGIDRDEVVRHRIPIAQKVAESFGVHLVLKGARTLIASPDGRVAINMTGNPGMATGGTGDVLTGLIAGLLAQGVSAGLAAKTAVYLHGLAGDLAAEAVGQEAMVASDLMAQIPEAIRQLKSHTMPAES; encoded by the coding sequence GTGAGCGTTGTGACGGCGAGTCAGATGCGGGAGCTCGATCGACGGGCAACAGAGGAGTACGGCATCCCGTCATTGCTGCTGATGGAGAATGCAGGGCTTCAGGCAGTCCTGGAACTGGAGCGCGCGTTTCCGCGCCTGACGCAATGCCGCGTGGTCATCGTCTGCGGCAAGGGCAACAACGGCGGCGACGGCTTCGTCGCGGCCCGTCACCTGTTCAACCGCGGGATCGCGGTCGAGGTCGTGCTGCTGGCTCAACCGACGGAGATCAAGGGGGATGCCGGGACTAATCTCGAGATTATTCATAAATTAGGTGTGCCGATCCATGAGGTGACGACCAGCCAGGGGCTCGACGCGAGCCGGTGGCTGGTCGAACGGGCCGATGTCGTCGTAGATGCCATCCTGGGAACCGGGATAATGGGGCCCGCGAAAGGCCTCTTCGGCGAAGCTATCGAGCTGCTCAACCGATCCGGCAGGCCGATCGTGGCCCTGGATATCCCCTCCGGCCTGAATAGTGATGAAGGGATCATCTACGGACCGAGTACCAACGCGGTCCTCACCGTTACCTTCGGTCTGCCGAAGCGGGGCTTGATCCTCTATCCGGCGGCCTCTTGCGCCGGTCGGAGCGTAACGGTGGACATCGGCCTCCCTCGGCAACTGGTCACTGATCCGCTTCTCGATGTCTCGCTCGTACAGGCCGAGGACCTGGTGAGCGCGCTCCCGCGACGCGATCCGAATGCCCACAAAGGGACGTATGGTCACGCCCTGGTCCTGGCCGGCTCGCCCGGCAAGACCGGGGCAGCGGCAATGTGCGCGCTTTCAGTACTTCGGATCGGCGCAGGGTTGGTGACGCTCGCATTGCCGGAGAGCCTGAACGACGCCATGGAGGCGAAGCTCACGGAGGTCATGACGGAGCCGCTGCCGGAAACTCGGGAGCGCACGGTTGCCCACGCCGCCTTGGAGAGGGTCCTGGATCTGATGCAGGGCAAACGGGTGGTCGCGATCGGTCCCGGCTTATCCACCCATCCCGAGACCGCCGAGCTGGTCCGGGCAGTCGTGAATACCGCCAGGACACAGATCGTGGTGGATGCCGATGGAATCAATGCCCTTGGACCGAACCTGGAAATGCTGCGCGATGTTTCACTCCCGCCAATCCTCACCCCCCACCCTGGAGAACTCGCCCGTCTACTCGGCATCGATCGGGATGAGGTGGTCCGGCACCGGATTCCGATTGCGCAGAAGGTCGCCGAGAGTTTCGGCGTCCATCTGGTGCTGAAGGGCGCCCGCACCCTCATTGCGAGTCCGGACGGTCGGGTGGCGATCAATATGACGGGGAACCCGGGGATGGCGACGGGCGGAACGGGTGATGTGCTGACGGGTCTGATCGCCGGCCTCCTGGCTCAGGGTGTGAGCGCCGGCCTGGCAGCCAAAACCGCGGTCTACCTGCACGGTCTGGCCGGGGATCTCGCGGCCGAGGCGGTTGGCCAGGAGGCGATGGTGGCCTCCGATCTGATGGCGCAGATCCCGGAGGCCATTCGGCAACTGAAGTCCCATACGATGCCGGCGGAGAGTTAA
- a CDS encoding error-prone DNA polymerase, which yields MASYAPLWCKSHFSFLEGASHPDELVEEAYRLGLKSLALTDRDGVYGIVRAHTKAKELDLHLIIGAQVTLADLPVRPRTQTGHSILVLLAQDRDGYSNLCRLITTGRLRSPKGESSVTWEEVCRHADGLIALWGGEQSLLAGEADLSACGDAQTGPGEVLGLLREAFGDRLYALLVRHRQASEVRTEARLRARAARYGLPLVAATEVLYHTKARRPTQDVLTAIRYGVAVSAAGRRLKPNAEHDLKSPHNFAILFADDPAAIARTEEVADRCAFSLAELRYRYPSERLPDGATSAQRLRQLTFDGARRRYGDDVPSDVLRQLETELHLIGALDYPGYFLTMWEIVEFCRQRAILCQGRGSAANSAVCYCLGITAIDPVRMGLLFERFISKERAEPPDIDLDIQHNRREEVIQHVYDTYGRSHAAMVANVIRYRPRSAVRDVGKALGLPETSMNRLAKLLSHHGNIEPETLRQAGLDPETLLHRHLLRLANEILETPRHLSIHPGGFLLGHDPIWTIVPIENATMPGRTVIQWDKDDLEALSLFKVDLLGLGALSHLDLCFRLLKQHRNLDLSMAAIPPNDPATFEMIQQADTVGVFQIESRAQMAMLPRLQPRSFYDLVIEVSIVRPGPITGGMVHPYLRRRRGEEPVLYPHPSLRPILEKTLGVPLFQEQVMRLAMIAADYTPGEADQLRRDMAAWRGPGRIERHRERLISRMQAKGIAAEFAERVFSQIRGFGEYGFPEAHAASFALIAYATAWLKRHYPAEFTCALLNAQPMGFYAPATIVEDAKRHGLIVRPVDVSASAWDCILEPCPQSMGGSAVRMGLRYVKGLGEDDWMRIEGARLPVRCTQTGRIAPFASLTDFVHRTELDKGALAALAEAGAFERFRSSSVTQDRLDRRMALWEALGLDAFATSLPTIVQETIPAFTPLDASEEIAWDYRRTDHSPRGHPLAPLREALKAKGLLDARAISAMRHGRRVRYAGLVICRQRPSTAGGVTFMTLEDETGFVNIVLWPNVFKRHATLAKTATFLGVTGTLQVDLSACGPVCRAEHDTGRHAQAGQGVVHLVAERLWQPPIHRDLATAPSRDFH from the coding sequence ATGGCTTCATATGCACCACTCTGGTGCAAGAGTCATTTCTCATTCCTTGAAGGCGCGAGCCACCCCGACGAGTTGGTTGAAGAAGCTTACCGCTTGGGGCTTAAATCGCTGGCGCTGACCGACCGCGACGGCGTCTATGGGATCGTTCGGGCGCATACCAAGGCGAAAGAGCTCGATCTGCATCTGATCATAGGCGCACAGGTCACGCTGGCCGATCTGCCTGTGCGTCCCCGCACGCAGACAGGTCACTCGATCCTCGTTCTTCTGGCTCAGGATCGGGACGGTTACAGCAACCTCTGCCGGTTGATCACCACCGGACGGCTTCGCTCCCCAAAGGGGGAGTCGTCTGTCACATGGGAAGAGGTCTGCCGGCACGCAGACGGCCTGATTGCGCTGTGGGGCGGTGAGCAGAGCCTGCTTGCGGGCGAGGCCGACCTGTCTGCGTGCGGAGACGCACAGACAGGTCCTGGTGAGGTGTTGGGCCTGCTGCGCGAGGCCTTCGGCGATCGACTCTATGCACTTCTCGTCCGGCACCGCCAAGCCTCCGAGGTCCGAACGGAGGCTCGACTGCGGGCGCGCGCCGCCCGCTATGGCCTGCCCCTCGTGGCGGCCACGGAAGTGCTCTATCACACCAAGGCCCGTCGCCCCACACAGGATGTCCTGACCGCTATTCGCTATGGCGTCGCTGTCTCGGCTGCGGGTCGTCGACTTAAGCCTAACGCCGAGCATGATCTTAAGTCGCCTCATAACTTCGCGATCCTGTTCGCCGACGATCCGGCGGCTATCGCCCGAACTGAGGAAGTGGCCGACCGCTGCGCCTTCTCCCTGGCCGAACTTCGGTACCGCTATCCCTCGGAGCGTCTCCCGGACGGCGCCACTTCCGCCCAGCGATTGCGGCAGCTCACCTTCGACGGGGCCAGACGCCGTTACGGCGATGACGTTCCGTCAGACGTCCTCAGGCAGCTCGAGACGGAGCTGCACCTCATCGGCGCCCTCGACTACCCGGGTTACTTCCTGACCATGTGGGAGATCGTCGAGTTCTGCCGACAACGGGCGATCCTCTGCCAAGGGCGGGGATCGGCGGCCAACTCGGCGGTCTGCTACTGTCTCGGAATCACGGCCATCGACCCGGTGCGGATGGGACTGCTGTTCGAGCGGTTCATCTCCAAGGAGCGCGCCGAGCCGCCCGACATTGACCTGGATATCCAGCACAACCGACGCGAGGAGGTGATTCAGCATGTCTACGACACCTACGGGCGCTCCCATGCTGCGATGGTGGCCAATGTGATCCGCTACCGGCCTCGGTCGGCGGTCCGGGACGTGGGCAAGGCGCTGGGCCTGCCGGAGACTTCCATGAACCGCTTGGCCAAGCTCCTCTCCCACCACGGCAACATCGAGCCGGAGACACTGCGACAGGCCGGTCTTGACCCAGAGACGCTGCTGCACCGGCATCTGTTGCGGCTGGCAAACGAGATCCTGGAGACGCCTCGCCATCTCTCCATCCACCCCGGCGGCTTCCTGCTGGGACATGATCCGATCTGGACCATCGTCCCCATCGAGAATGCCACCATGCCGGGCCGCACGGTGATCCAGTGGGACAAAGACGACCTGGAGGCCTTGAGTCTCTTCAAAGTGGACCTGCTGGGGCTGGGAGCGCTCAGCCACCTCGATCTCTGCTTCCGTCTGCTGAAGCAACACCGCAACCTCGATCTCTCTATGGCCGCCATCCCGCCCAACGATCCGGCAACCTTCGAGATGATCCAGCAGGCCGACACCGTGGGAGTGTTTCAGATCGAAAGCCGGGCCCAGATGGCGATGCTCCCGCGGCTTCAGCCTCGCTCCTTCTACGACTTGGTCATCGAGGTGAGTATCGTCCGCCCCGGACCCATCACGGGCGGCATGGTCCACCCCTACCTGCGTCGCCGACGCGGCGAGGAGCCGGTCCTCTACCCTCATCCGTCCCTTCGACCGATACTGGAGAAGACGCTGGGGGTGCCGCTGTTTCAGGAACAGGTGATGCGTCTGGCGATGATCGCCGCCGACTACACCCCCGGCGAGGCGGATCAGCTCCGGCGCGACATGGCAGCCTGGCGAGGGCCGGGTCGAATCGAGCGCCACCGCGAACGCCTCATCTCGCGCATGCAGGCCAAGGGAATCGCAGCAGAATTTGCCGAGCGTGTCTTCTCCCAGATTCGCGGTTTCGGCGAGTATGGTTTTCCCGAAGCGCATGCCGCCAGCTTCGCCCTGATCGCCTATGCGACCGCATGGCTCAAGCGCCACTACCCGGCGGAGTTCACCTGCGCGCTGCTGAACGCCCAGCCGATGGGCTTCTACGCCCCGGCGACCATCGTCGAGGATGCCAAGCGCCACGGTCTCATCGTGCGACCCGTGGATGTATCGGCGAGCGCCTGGGACTGCATCCTGGAGCCCTGCCCGCAGAGCATGGGCGGCTCTGCCGTACGGATGGGCCTGCGGTACGTGAAGGGGTTGGGCGAAGACGATTGGATGCGAATCGAGGGCGCCCGCCTGCCTGTGCGTTGCACGCAGACAGGCCGCATCGCGCCCTTCGCGTCGCTTACAGATTTCGTCCATCGCACCGAGTTGGACAAAGGAGCACTCGCGGCACTGGCTGAGGCGGGCGCCTTCGAGAGGTTTCGCTCCTCCAGCGTTACTCAGGACAGGCTGGATCGCCGGATGGCGCTGTGGGAGGCGCTGGGACTCGATGCCTTTGCGACCTCCCTGCCGACGATCGTCCAAGAGACCATCCCCGCCTTTACACCGCTTGACGCCAGCGAAGAGATCGCCTGGGACTATCGGCGAACTGACCACAGCCCTCGGGGTCATCCCCTCGCACCTTTGCGGGAAGCGCTGAAGGCGAAGGGACTCTTGGATGCCCGCGCGATCTCCGCCATGCGGCATGGTCGGCGGGTACGCTATGCCGGTCTGGTCATCTGTCGCCAGCGGCCCAGCACCGCAGGCGGCGTCACCTTCATGACGCTGGAGGACGAGACCGGCTTTGTCAACATCGTCCTCTGGCCGAACGTTTTTAAGCGGCATGCCACCTTGGCCAAGACGGCTACCTTCCTAGGCGTCACCGGGACCCTACAGGTCGACCTGTCTGCGTGCGGACCTGTCTGCCGTGCCGAGCACGACACAGGCAGGCACGCACAGGCAGGACAGGGCGTCGTCCATCTCGTCGCCGAACGCCTCTGGCAGCCGCCAATACACCGCGACCTCGCCACCGCCCCCAGCCGCGATTTTCATTAA
- the rimI gene encoding ribosomal protein S18-alanine N-acetyltransferase produces MRREDLPEVLVIESLSFAEPWTEEMFLHELSSERIAESLVARMDEGSGERIVGFLCAWIVSGELHINNIAVHPGYRGRGVASQLLDTMLGRAHIKGVTVGYLEVRASNEAAAALYKSYGFQPIGRRRNYYEHPREDAIVMRREPL; encoded by the coding sequence ATGCGCAGAGAAGACCTGCCGGAGGTTCTGGTCATTGAGAGCCTCTCGTTCGCCGAACCGTGGACCGAGGAGATGTTCTTGCACGAGCTGAGTTCCGAGCGGATCGCCGAATCGCTCGTGGCTAGGATGGACGAAGGCTCTGGCGAGCGAATTGTGGGCTTCCTGTGCGCGTGGATCGTTAGCGGGGAGTTGCATATTAACAATATCGCGGTGCATCCGGGCTATCGAGGTCGCGGAGTCGCCTCTCAACTGCTGGATACGATGCTTGGCCGAGCCCATATCAAGGGTGTGACAGTGGGCTACCTGGAAGTGAGGGCATCGAACGAGGCGGCTGCTGCGTTGTACAAGTCTTACGGTTTTCAGCCGATCGGCCGTCGCCGCAACTACTACGAACACCCGCGGGAAGATGCCATCGTAATGCGCAGGGAGCCGCTCTAA
- a CDS encoding glutamate--tRNA ligase: MSKVRVRFAPSPTGYLHVGGARTALYNWLFARHENGDFILRIEDTDAERSTDESTTTILEALRWLGLDWDEGPEVGGPVGPYRQAERLKLYQEYAQKLLDEGKAYYCTCTPEELETRRKTALAAGTSPKYDGRCRQRGNDLGGVGGRGAVVRLLVGEDGSIEIADLVHGPIRFETGDLDDFILLRSDGMPTYNFAVVVDDVLMGITHVIRGDDHISNTPRQITLYEALGLSIPYFAHIPMILGPDRTRLSKRHGATSALAYQQMGYLPEAVVNYLVRLGWSYGDQEIFTQDELIRYFSLEKVGKTPAVFDPVKLEWLNGQYIKKTAPDRLTMLLRPFWEAAGVSREEMDQRGEGWLQRVGGLFQERARTLTELASSSRFVFDGKIERDKSAVRKVLTTEAKERIRALVPEIEALPTFTAAPLESLFRTRGTALGLKLVDLAQPFRVALSGKTVSPPIFPIMELMGWDAVRSRVEEALEEAG; the protein is encoded by the coding sequence GTGTCCAAGGTCAGGGTCAGATTCGCGCCGAGCCCGACAGGATATCTGCACGTTGGAGGGGCCAGGACCGCGCTGTATAACTGGCTGTTCGCCCGCCATGAGAACGGAGATTTCATTCTTCGCATTGAAGATACCGATGCGGAACGATCTACAGATGAATCGACGACGACGATCCTCGAGGCGCTTCGCTGGTTGGGCCTGGACTGGGATGAGGGTCCGGAAGTGGGCGGGCCGGTTGGACCATACCGCCAGGCTGAGCGCTTGAAGCTATACCAGGAGTACGCCCAGAAACTCCTGGATGAAGGGAAGGCCTATTACTGTACCTGTACGCCGGAAGAACTGGAGACCCGGCGCAAGACAGCGCTTGCGGCTGGGACCTCTCCGAAGTACGACGGCCGCTGCCGTCAACGGGGTAACGACCTGGGGGGAGTGGGCGGAAGAGGCGCTGTCGTCCGCTTGCTGGTCGGGGAGGACGGGAGCATCGAGATTGCGGACCTCGTTCATGGCCCCATTCGCTTCGAGACCGGCGATCTGGATGACTTCATCCTCCTCCGCTCCGACGGGATGCCGACGTACAACTTTGCCGTCGTGGTGGATGACGTGCTGATGGGCATTACGCACGTCATCAGGGGTGATGATCATATCTCGAATACGCCACGTCAGATCACGCTCTATGAGGCGCTAGGCCTGTCAATCCCTTACTTTGCCCATATCCCGATGATCCTAGGGCCTGATCGCACCCGCCTCTCGAAACGGCATGGCGCTACGTCGGCCTTGGCCTACCAGCAGATGGGCTACCTGCCTGAGGCGGTTGTGAACTACCTGGTGCGGCTTGGCTGGTCGTACGGCGACCAGGAGATCTTCACCCAGGACGAGTTAATCAGATACTTCAGCCTCGAGAAGGTGGGCAAGACTCCCGCGGTCTTCGACCCGGTTAAGCTCGAGTGGCTGAATGGCCAGTATATTAAGAAAACCGCCCCTGATCGACTGACGATGTTGCTCAGACCTTTCTGGGAAGCGGCCGGCGTGAGTCGAGAAGAGATGGACCAGAGGGGTGAGGGCTGGCTACAGCGGGTAGGCGGCCTTTTTCAGGAGCGGGCCAGAACCCTGACGGAGCTCGCGTCCTCGTCGAGGTTCGTGTTTGATGGGAAGATCGAGCGCGACAAATCTGCAGTGAGAAAAGTTCTCACTACGGAAGCAAAAGAGAGGATCCGCGCGCTCGTGCCGGAAATCGAGGCGTTGCCGACCTTTACTGCCGCACCCCTGGAGTCGCTGTTCCGGACGAGGGGGACGGCCCTCGGTTTGAAGCTGGTCGACTTGGCCCAGCCGTTCAGGGTTGCGCTGTCTGGAAAAACCGTCAGTCCCCCCATCTTCCCGATTATGGAGTTAATGGGATGGGACGCGGTGCGAAGTCGGGTAGAAGAAGCACTGGAGGAGGCAGGATGA
- a CDS encoding MFS transporter, producing the protein MNRRQVVAWTLYDFANSSFAAVIAATIYATYYAQVVVGNVHGEGDLWWGRLISTSMAIVALTSPILGAIADRAGIRKRLFFITTYLSVGATALMATVEQGMVLRGFVLGVLGMVGFEGALVFYNAYLPDIASRQWQGRVSAYGFAVGYAGSIVALLVALPFVRVGALDWCFLSAAVLFGLFAIPSFLILPEDRPGRIEVIEAVCESVLGTIQTVRDVLTFRELRRFLGAYLLYEDGVNTVIFFSSIFAARTLGFGMAQLIGLYVLVQVTALIGAFLWGKPTDYLGPKVVVLCMLVLWIGVVIAAYFVEAQRQFYLLAAVAGSGLGAIQAASRTFMASLIPKGREGEFFGCYALCGKTASILGPLVFGAVSYTLAGNQRAAILAIGLFFLIGLILLARVRAGGPTSQAGEMIPGVSCTGI; encoded by the coding sequence ATGAATCGCCGTCAGGTCGTAGCCTGGACCCTGTACGACTTTGCGAACTCATCCTTTGCGGCGGTCATCGCGGCGACCATCTATGCGACCTACTATGCCCAGGTTGTCGTCGGCAACGTTCATGGGGAGGGTGATCTGTGGTGGGGACGACTGATCTCTACTTCTATGGCCATTGTGGCGCTGACCTCCCCCATCCTGGGGGCCATTGCTGACCGGGCCGGGATCCGCAAGCGTCTTTTCTTCATTACCACTTACCTGAGCGTCGGCGCTACTGCATTGATGGCAACCGTGGAGCAGGGGATGGTGCTCCGGGGATTTGTGCTGGGCGTTCTCGGCATGGTGGGATTTGAAGGGGCGCTGGTCTTCTACAACGCCTATCTCCCGGATATTGCTTCCCGGCAGTGGCAAGGACGCGTCTCAGCCTACGGTTTCGCGGTCGGCTACGCCGGTTCAATTGTGGCCCTTCTCGTTGCGCTCCCATTTGTGAGAGTAGGCGCGCTCGACTGGTGCTTCCTGTCCGCGGCGGTGCTCTTCGGGCTCTTCGCCATCCCATCCTTTCTGATCCTTCCAGAGGATCGGCCCGGCCGGATCGAGGTTATTGAAGCGGTCTGTGAGAGCGTTCTGGGCACAATACAAACGGTCAGGGATGTGCTCACGTTCCGTGAACTACGGCGGTTCCTCGGAGCCTATCTGTTGTACGAGGATGGTGTGAATACGGTGATATTCTTCTCCTCGATCTTCGCGGCCAGGACGCTCGGCTTTGGGATGGCGCAGTTGATCGGTCTGTACGTTCTCGTCCAAGTTACGGCATTGATCGGGGCCTTCCTGTGGGGGAAGCCCACTGATTACCTTGGCCCGAAAGTCGTCGTACTCTGCATGTTAGTCCTCTGGATCGGTGTGGTGATCGCCGCCTATTTCGTCGAGGCACAGCGGCAGTTTTACCTTCTTGCTGCGGTCGCCGGCTCCGGTCTCGGCGCGATCCAAGCCGCAAGCCGAACCTTCATGGCCAGTCTGATTCCGAAGGGGCGAGAGGGGGAGTTCTTCGGCTGCTACGCCCTCTGCGGGAAAACCGCGTCCATCCTTGGGCCTCTCGTCTTTGGCGCGGTGTCTTACACCCTGGCAGGCAACCAGCGCGCGGCGATTCTTGCTATCGGGCTGTTTTTCCTCATAGGTCTCATTCTGCTGGCGCGTGTGCGGGCCGGGGGACCGACCAGTCAGGCTGGGGAGATGATCCCTGGCGTCTCTTGCACTGGGATATGA
- a CDS encoding transcription elongation factor GreA, protein MKIEALLDELRQEFNKLDREFRLEIPKKIQVARELGDLRESGEYETIKDRQGFVKARMAFLQQRIAEISKIDLRAIPKDRVALGSTVHLVDEETGEECVYTLVFPELMDSTRGWISVASPIGRSLIGKQAGDRVVMNMPSGTKAFEMMRLQTLHERSQGNSDGAGS, encoded by the coding sequence ATGAAGATTGAGGCGCTGCTTGATGAGCTTCGGCAGGAGTTCAACAAACTTGATCGGGAGTTCAGGCTGGAGATTCCGAAGAAGATTCAGGTCGCCAGGGAGTTAGGTGATCTGCGGGAGAGCGGCGAGTACGAAACGATCAAGGATCGGCAGGGGTTTGTCAAGGCCAGAATGGCCTTCCTGCAACAGCGGATCGCGGAGATCAGCAAGATTGATCTGAGAGCTATCCCGAAAGACCGCGTCGCTCTGGGCAGCACCGTCCATCTTGTGGACGAAGAAACCGGGGAGGAATGCGTCTACACCCTGGTTTTTCCCGAGCTGATGGACAGCACACGTGGCTGGATTTCGGTGGCCTCCCCGATCGGGCGAAGCCTCATCGGCAAGCAGGCCGGCGATCGGGTCGTCATGAATATGCCAAGTGGGACCAAGGCTTTCGAAATGATGAGGCTTCAGACGCTGCACGAGAGATCACAAGGCAACTCCGATGGGGCGGGCTCATGA
- the tsaB gene encoding tRNA (adenosine(37)-N6)-threonylcarbamoyltransferase complex dimerization subunit type 1 TsaB, producing the protein MLVMGIETSTVQGGVALVSGQGVFCEYTLNVKATYSERLLPLIDRALQDAGITMGQVEGLAVAVGPGSFTGLRIGLSTAKGLAVAGGQPLVGVSTLEAMAWTLPFCAHPVCPILDARKGEIYCALFRHEGDRLIRLADDAAVAPDELLNRIHEPTVFLGDGVASYEGLLQSRLKELALFPPLSGRGGRAAAVAELGRRRLLQGHRDDLAQLAPHYLRPSEAELKRLGRFAQVGS; encoded by the coding sequence ATGCTGGTGATGGGGATAGAAACATCGACAGTGCAGGGAGGGGTAGCGCTCGTATCAGGGCAGGGAGTGTTCTGCGAATATACTCTGAATGTCAAGGCGACGTACAGCGAGCGACTGTTGCCTTTGATCGATCGAGCCTTGCAGGATGCCGGGATCACCATGGGCCAAGTCGAAGGTCTCGCCGTGGCTGTCGGGCCGGGCTCCTTCACCGGTCTGCGAATCGGCCTGAGTACCGCCAAAGGTCTGGCGGTTGCGGGGGGTCAACCGCTGGTCGGCGTATCGACCCTTGAAGCCATGGCCTGGACGCTCCCGTTTTGCGCTCATCCGGTGTGTCCCATCCTCGATGCCAGAAAAGGTGAAATCTATTGTGCCCTGTTTCGCCACGAGGGAGATCGGCTGATCCGCCTGGCGGACGATGCGGCCGTCGCGCCGGATGAGCTGTTGAACCGCATTCATGAGCCAACCGTGTTCCTGGGTGATGGCGTGGCGTCCTACGAAGGGCTGTTGCAATCGAGGCTGAAGGAGCTGGCGCTTTTCCCCCCTCTCTCTGGACGCGGAGGACGCGCCGCTGCTGTCGCAGAACTGGGACGCCGCCGTCTCCTGCAAGGCCACCGGGATGATCTCGCCCAACTGGCCCCCCATTATCTGCGGCCATCCGAAGCGGAGTTGAAACGCCTTGGCAGATTCGCTCAGGTAGGTTCGTAG
- the tsaE gene encoding tRNA (adenosine(37)-N6)-threonylcarbamoyltransferase complex ATPase subunit type 1 TsaE has protein sequence MGASLSSVVVYHSASPEQTRALGKAVGKLTDAGDVIALIGELGTGKTLFVGGLADGLGVDPAAYVSSPTFTIMHRYCGRLPLYHIDLYRIETPEAFVGLGLDEYLQGDGVAAIEWANHGWGYLPKEMLTFRLQHTGSDTRAIEIVPVGDRYMRLVRELMRDVTVV, from the coding sequence ATGGGTGCATCACTTTCGTCGGTGGTCGTGTATCACTCAGCCTCACCCGAGCAGACGCGCGCGCTGGGGAAGGCGGTCGGCAAGCTTACGGATGCAGGCGATGTGATCGCGCTCATCGGTGAGCTTGGAACAGGAAAAACACTCTTCGTCGGGGGATTGGCCGACGGACTTGGCGTAGACCCGGCGGCGTACGTGAGTAGTCCGACCTTCACGATCATGCACCGATACTGTGGCCGCCTTCCCCTTTACCATATCGACCTGTACCGTATCGAGACGCCGGAGGCATTTGTCGGCTTGGGGCTGGATGAGTATCTGCAGGGGGATGGTGTGGCAGCGATCGAGTGGGCCAATCATGGCTGGGGGTACTTGCCAAAGGAGATGCTGACGTTCAGACTTCAGCATACCGGGTCGGATACGCGAGCGATCGAGATCGTTCCGGTCGGCGATCGATATATGAGGTTGGTCCGTGAGCTGATGCGCGATGTTACAGTGGTGTGA
- a CDS encoding DUF3303 family protein: MDEKMTSTGEKIENAGMHFVAHWTHTPENCPGRCKEGAQMLIDFWAKREEAAKKGLKILGAYVGATEHVYYIIVQAKDYRSMLEFFEPLIPTQQGAIHPVATMDEWTKFIQPK; the protein is encoded by the coding sequence ATGGATGAGAAAATGACCTCTACAGGGGAAAAAATCGAAAACGCTGGGATGCACTTTGTTGCCCATTGGACCCATACTCCGGAAAATTGCCCAGGCAGGTGTAAAGAAGGCGCTCAAATGCTCATTGACTTTTGGGCTAAACGTGAGGAAGCAGCAAAGAAGGGACTCAAAATTCTTGGAGCCTATGTTGGCGCAACAGAGCATGTCTACTACATCATTGTGCAAGCTAAAGACTATCGTAGCATGCTTGAGTTTTTTGAGCCCCTTATCCCAACGCAGCAAGGTGCGATCCATCCTGTGGCAACGATGGATGAATGGACAAAGTTTATTCAACCCAAGTAG